One Obesumbacterium proteus DNA window includes the following coding sequences:
- a CDS encoding ParB family protein — MSKFTKINLSDAMLQRGKSPSQLTTGDNVSPSVLPLSEMPMVLTLDQLRPNPDNPRTSRNPRFDDIKTSIRSRGLDSIPKVTRDPDGEEVYIFSDGGNTRYQILCELWQETGDDRFYRIQTIVKPWPGRLQCVIGHLAENEVRGDLTYIEKAFGIHKARTIWEEQLGKSVTLRELSDLLNQQGYPIHFSGISRMEDTLTYLYPSMPILLDSGLSRSQVTPLLSLRSTAEKTWKIFAPDVSAKRDFHEVFANTCCLFNNPELYSFEMFRDELIGELLKALPHPSLNYDRWLIELDPKEQQRREMFGEPPALPVMSPVQDTSLSVLQEKEVRQLPPQPDDKTHLTGLRSGTLTGTHNRPEPAPDNNAEVEIPTLPASLQSLTDGSQLRPAERTETQPDLYGGPAVLSGEPSGQSAFNDISLFSALSESSDESAQSVVHESSVAFAATGLEPVTDIWHIPVLQDDIEHLQDMAYRLAFELAEAMGCEESIYEDKSNQSAGYNASEQSSNEFVLFLAGMTGNLPKQPFNMFMFCLNFFGSPVISDQPVFADQHVVKVMRLIRVLRRLRELQRDAAKGGSHDL; from the coding sequence ATGAGCAAGTTCACAAAAATTAATCTTTCTGATGCCATGCTACAGCGCGGTAAATCACCGTCACAGCTCACTACAGGCGATAACGTTTCACCATCAGTTCTTCCTCTTAGTGAAATGCCGATGGTGCTTACATTAGATCAGTTGCGTCCAAATCCTGATAATCCGCGCACGTCGCGCAACCCCCGTTTCGATGATATCAAAACCTCTATTCGCTCGCGTGGATTGGACTCTATTCCCAAAGTAACGCGCGATCCGGATGGGGAAGAAGTGTATATCTTCAGCGATGGTGGGAACACCCGTTATCAGATCCTTTGCGAACTCTGGCAGGAGACAGGGGACGATCGTTTCTATCGAATCCAGACCATTGTTAAGCCATGGCCTGGACGTCTCCAGTGCGTGATTGGGCATCTTGCTGAAAACGAAGTTCGCGGTGATCTTACCTACATCGAAAAGGCCTTTGGTATCCATAAAGCCCGGACAATCTGGGAGGAACAGCTCGGCAAGAGTGTCACATTGCGTGAGCTTTCCGATTTGCTTAATCAGCAGGGCTATCCGATACATTTCTCAGGGATTAGCCGGATGGAAGATACCCTGACCTATTTATACCCTTCTATGCCGATTCTTCTTGATTCAGGGCTAAGTCGGTCTCAGGTAACCCCTTTACTTAGTCTGCGTTCGACAGCTGAGAAAACGTGGAAAATATTCGCTCCTGACGTATCGGCTAAACGTGATTTTCATGAGGTTTTCGCCAATACCTGCTGTTTGTTCAATAACCCAGAACTGTACTCCTTTGAGATGTTTCGCGATGAGCTCATTGGCGAGCTTCTCAAAGCATTACCTCACCCATCTCTGAACTATGACCGCTGGCTGATTGAGCTGGACCCGAAAGAGCAGCAGCGTCGAGAGATGTTTGGTGAACCGCCTGCACTGCCCGTAATGAGCCCAGTTCAGGATACGTCCCTATCAGTATTACAAGAAAAAGAAGTGAGGCAGTTACCACCGCAGCCTGATGATAAAACGCACTTAACCGGGCTGCGCTCCGGCACGCTGACAGGAACGCATAACCGACCTGAACCTGCTCCGGATAACAATGCTGAAGTAGAGATTCCAACATTACCGGCTTCTTTGCAGTCTCTTACAGATGGTAGTCAGCTGCGCCCTGCGGAACGAACGGAGACACAGCCAGATCTTTATGGTGGGCCAGCTGTTCTCAGCGGTGAGCCGAGTGGGCAATCAGCATTTAATGATATTAGTTTGTTTTCCGCGTTGTCGGAGTCATCTGATGAGTCTGCTCAGTCGGTGGTTCATGAGTCATCTGTTGCTTTTGCCGCGACGGGGCTTGAGCCGGTCACTGATATCTGGCACATCCCGGTACTACAGGATGATATCGAGCACCTGCAGGACATGGCCTACCGTCTGGCCTTTGAACTCGCAGAGGCTATGGGATGTGAAGAGAGCATTTATGAAGATAAATCTAATCAATCAGCGGGTTACAACGCTTCCGAACAGAGCAGCAATGAGTTCGTCCTGTTCCTGGCGGGCATGACGGGTAATCTTCCGAAGCAGCCCTTCAATATGTTTATGTTCTGCCTGAATTTTTTCGGCTCACCGGTTATCAGCGACCAGCCCGTTTTTGCCGATCAGCACGTCGTTAAAGTTATGCGCCTGATCCGCGTTTTACGTCGCCTGCGTGAGTTACAGCGTGATGCAGCGAAGGGAGGTTCCCATGACCTTTGA
- the dnaB-PI gene encoding SPI-7-type island replicative DNA helicase: MAESNMEALKGLVSVEAEQGVLGGLMLDNDRWDDVALVLTADDFFSRTHQTYFREMKRLIDAGKPIDLITLTDTLDQQKTLETVGGFGYAATLSKNTPSAANIVAYSEIVARYSRARQLAALGNDLSRDVAAPRADISCILEQAEKRIIDIAEKAEPEKGTSVIEGLERLISDLEMRNQSGNGITGTPTGYDDLDTRTCGLQDSDLVLLAARPSMGKTALAMGMVTGALEQHKESIVQVYSLEQPTEQLLMRMISSLGNVELQRLKSGLLEDEDWARISHVAGLIANDWRDRLIIDDTSYLTPSMFRIRARRSARKYGKPSLIMIDYLQLMRCPDQENRTQEIAEISRSLKALAKEMKCPVLALSQLNRSLESRADKRPNNGDLRDSGALEQDADVIMFIYRDEVYNPDTEDKGLAEVIIGKQRQGPIGMVTLRFDSRFTRFESLRAPALQGGVYR, encoded by the coding sequence ATGGCTGAATCCAACATGGAAGCCTTGAAAGGGCTGGTTTCTGTTGAAGCGGAGCAGGGCGTGCTGGGTGGTTTAATGCTCGATAACGATCGTTGGGATGACGTTGCACTTGTCCTTACCGCAGATGATTTTTTCAGTAGGACGCATCAGACATATTTTCGTGAAATGAAGCGCCTGATTGATGCTGGCAAACCAATTGATCTTATCACCCTGACAGACACGCTTGATCAGCAAAAAACGCTGGAGACAGTGGGAGGGTTTGGTTACGCAGCAACGCTCAGTAAAAACACGCCAAGCGCGGCCAATATTGTCGCGTACAGCGAAATTGTTGCGCGTTATAGCAGAGCGCGACAGCTTGCTGCTTTGGGTAACGATCTGAGTCGGGATGTCGCTGCACCCCGTGCAGATATCTCTTGCATCCTCGAGCAGGCTGAAAAACGGATCATTGATATCGCTGAAAAAGCAGAACCTGAAAAAGGTACCTCCGTAATCGAAGGGTTAGAGCGACTTATCAGCGATTTGGAAATGCGCAATCAGTCAGGTAACGGGATAACCGGAACACCAACAGGTTATGACGATCTTGATACTCGCACATGCGGGCTTCAGGACAGTGATCTTGTGTTGCTGGCTGCACGCCCATCGATGGGTAAAACGGCGTTGGCAATGGGCATGGTGACGGGCGCTCTTGAGCAACATAAGGAAAGTATCGTTCAGGTTTATAGTCTCGAGCAGCCGACTGAACAGCTTCTCATGCGCATGATTTCCTCATTGGGCAATGTAGAGCTTCAACGCCTCAAAAGTGGACTGCTGGAGGATGAGGATTGGGCTCGGATAAGTCATGTTGCTGGCCTAATCGCTAATGACTGGCGGGATAGGCTGATCATTGACGATACCAGCTATTTGACGCCGTCGATGTTTCGAATTCGCGCACGTCGCAGTGCGCGTAAGTACGGTAAACCTTCACTGATTATGATCGATTACTTACAACTGATGCGGTGCCCCGATCAGGAGAATCGTACGCAGGAAATCGCCGAAATCTCACGTTCTCTTAAGGCGCTGGCGAAAGAAATGAAGTGCCCGGTTTTGGCTCTCTCCCAGCTCAACCGCTCTCTTGAATCCCGTGCAGACAAACGACCAAACAACGGTGATCTCCGTGACTCCGGCGCGCTGGAGCAGGATGCTGACGTTATCATGTTTATTTATCGCGATGAGGTCTATAACCCCGACACAGAAGACAAAGGGCTGGCTGAAGTGATCATTGGAAAGCAGAGGCAGGGACCTATTGGGATGGTCACACTCCGTTTTGACAGCCGCTTTACCCGCTTTGAGTCTCTTCGAGCTCCTGCCTTACAAGGAGGAGTTTACCGATGA
- a CDS encoding site-specific integrase, with amino-acid sequence MGIMIQPTKNRFGVYLIRKAVPKHLQGILNKREIKFTLDTKDVREARERAPAKIIQIDMMLRLAEKQLEAEESLTDADIEMIAGVWASRTMQNGELIRDRYLVEDVLDGKTGMFHSPENDIIHDWLEDRERKPRYKSQTWQAERDESICKLMVVELDEALEYTPLILTPAWRIRLAWRLAERRSDITNAYLLNLRPQHYARSKGLDVLPAERPETLTFADLFERYKDHVMRHEPLRAESRIIAYTTSANRFIEFIGQKAVEDITVTDLADFRNLLEKLPSRPSKAVRLLPLHKQVDAEGEKISPVRVENMLKELSSVFRVAVEDGKLTENPLGKLKKRKVVAGPAVVRSFSRDEISRIFSLPVFHGEETPYGAMAYWIPIILYYCGARVEEIAQLRKGDIVEVDGTPCFRLTMGEGQSIKMGNTRQFPIHSHLIELGFLDFVQSSTNQLFADKSEVNRKYSYNYGRWWGNYIREHGLTRQGIKPTHSFRHTLVTLCRDLNIREEIQDSILGHNENSSDRAKASHGYGETSVQAQRSVIEQIPRLNLQRSRT; translated from the coding sequence ATGGGCATTATGATACAGCCAACAAAGAACCGTTTCGGCGTTTACCTCATCCGTAAGGCCGTCCCCAAACACCTGCAAGGCATCCTCAATAAACGTGAGATCAAGTTTACCCTTGATACCAAAGACGTGAGGGAGGCCAGAGAACGAGCACCCGCAAAAATCATTCAGATCGACATGATGCTCAGGCTGGCAGAAAAGCAGCTTGAAGCGGAAGAGTCCTTAACTGATGCCGATATAGAGATGATCGCTGGTGTATGGGCTTCACGTACCATGCAGAATGGCGAGCTAATCCGGGATCGATACCTCGTTGAAGATGTTCTCGATGGTAAAACGGGAATGTTCCACTCGCCGGAAAACGACATCATTCACGACTGGCTGGAAGACCGCGAACGCAAGCCCCGCTACAAGTCACAAACATGGCAGGCAGAACGTGACGAATCCATCTGCAAACTGATGGTTGTAGAGCTGGATGAAGCTCTGGAATACACGCCCCTCATTCTCACCCCGGCCTGGCGAATCCGTCTGGCATGGCGACTGGCTGAACGGCGTAGCGATATCACCAATGCTTACCTTCTGAATCTTCGCCCCCAGCACTACGCTAGAAGCAAAGGTCTGGACGTTCTCCCCGCAGAAAGACCTGAAACTCTCACCTTCGCAGACCTGTTCGAACGCTATAAAGATCACGTTATGCGTCATGAACCACTGCGTGCAGAAAGTCGGATTATCGCCTACACAACATCGGCAAATCGCTTCATTGAGTTTATTGGGCAGAAGGCCGTAGAGGACATCACCGTTACTGACCTCGCCGACTTCCGTAACCTGCTCGAAAAGCTCCCATCCCGTCCTTCTAAGGCGGTACGGTTACTGCCACTGCACAAGCAGGTGGACGCTGAAGGTGAAAAAATCAGCCCTGTCCGTGTTGAAAATATGCTTAAAGAGCTGTCGTCGGTCTTTCGCGTCGCGGTAGAGGACGGCAAGCTAACTGAGAACCCGTTAGGCAAGCTGAAGAAACGTAAGGTCGTCGCTGGCCCGGCAGTCGTCAGGTCTTTCAGTCGCGATGAAATCAGCCGTATCTTCTCTCTGCCCGTCTTCCACGGTGAAGAAACGCCGTATGGAGCTATGGCGTACTGGATACCGATAATTCTCTACTACTGCGGTGCCCGCGTTGAGGAAATCGCCCAGCTCCGTAAGGGTGACATCGTGGAGGTGGACGGTACACCCTGCTTCAGGCTGACAATGGGTGAAGGCCAGTCGATCAAGATGGGTAACACACGCCAGTTCCCGATACATAGCCACCTGATTGAGCTGGGCTTCCTTGATTTCGTGCAGTCCAGCACCAATCAGCTCTTTGCCGATAAGTCCGAAGTGAACCGGAAATACTCGTACAACTATGGCCGCTGGTGGGGGAACTACATTCGGGAACACGGCCTGACGCGGCAGGGCATCAAGCCGACCCACAGCTTCCGCCACACGCTCGTTACACTATGCCGAGATCTGAACATTCGCGAGGAAATTCAGGACAGCATTCTCGGACATAACGAAAATTCATCTGACAGAGCGAAGGCCAGTCACGGTTATGGCGAAACAAGCGTACAGGCCCAGCGTAGCGTCATCGAGCAAATCCCAAGACTGAACCTTCAGCGGAGCCGCACTTAA
- a CDS encoding phage/plasmid primase, P4 family produces MQYNFTELNALPIADVYTNVTGLGTKPCGTDCVEPEDESCPLCGHKGCFRLHTDTNQAHCYSCGDHSSVIDLVMKLCDLSSPVEAASAITKMEFEPYTSVEVVPAEPEPDTRNLERLTEINAATAEYYHRNLLGKMDALVYQTVTRGHNVKTLMATKVGYADGGLVAALRERFSDEEILETGMVRLQNSRLVDFAPAGVYAYPHFVDGKIARFTFKDPAGNFKFQQPKRYWLPGAFWYGLESLERPGAIALVEGENDRLALMEVYDGPVLASIGSVSREQVEFIESLGREVITFFDHDDAGDRYRQKFDAQHIIVPVRGGDIDSYLRGGGDFMSLLATFTPKFEVIAPLAAGACGSESFNDTGNANRMARLYGPGLRYIRETDTFIHWLDHCWVPAGVQILEYAKQTANAVLAEGQAMLASDDENIRKRGADQVAYANRLHNLSLMKAMIELLKPKVEVRTVELDADPMLVRVKNGVIELKTQRYRENRRQDLITSVCPVEYDPRAVCPAWERFIAEITCGDAELAAFLKRLVGYMLTGRTDEQLLFFFYGHGSNGKSTFIQVIQTLMGTYATQINSDVLMANRSVGGPNASLAKLPGKRLVVANELPEGGRFDDMLIKSMTGGDTLVARQVYGKHEIEFTAQFSLVIIGNHKPVIHDMSHGMWRRMCLIPFAAQFSAEQADPTLPARLLAELPGILNWALEGVAEWQEHGLKRSLPAAVVKANDDYREESDLLGEFLSGCILQPDAYTPATELYQAFQTFACEGNEWRMTQRVFNKKMAERGFTKLRRDSKAGFRGIALTADMPRVFDSVKLTV; encoded by the coding sequence ATGCAGTACAATTTCACTGAGCTTAACGCTCTCCCCATCGCAGACGTTTACACTAACGTTACTGGTCTTGGCACCAAACCCTGCGGCACTGACTGTGTCGAACCTGAAGATGAGAGCTGCCCGCTCTGTGGTCATAAGGGTTGTTTCCGCCTGCACACTGACACAAATCAGGCTCATTGTTATTCCTGCGGCGATCATTCAAGTGTAATCGACCTGGTGATGAAGCTTTGCGACCTCTCATCGCCAGTCGAGGCCGCCAGTGCTATCACAAAAATGGAGTTCGAACCGTACACATCGGTGGAGGTCGTCCCGGCAGAACCAGAGCCGGATACCCGTAATCTGGAGCGGCTGACAGAAATCAACGCGGCAACCGCTGAGTATTACCACCGAAATCTGCTCGGTAAGATGGATGCACTCGTATATCAGACGGTAACGCGGGGTCATAACGTTAAAACGTTGATGGCGACTAAGGTCGGATATGCTGATGGCGGGCTTGTAGCGGCGCTACGTGAGCGTTTCAGCGATGAGGAAATTCTGGAGACAGGTATGGTCCGCCTCCAGAATAGTCGCCTGGTAGATTTCGCACCTGCCGGGGTGTATGCCTACCCGCATTTCGTTGATGGAAAAATTGCCCGTTTCACCTTCAAAGATCCCGCTGGTAATTTTAAGTTCCAGCAGCCTAAACGTTACTGGTTACCCGGTGCATTCTGGTACGGACTGGAATCACTGGAGCGCCCTGGAGCCATCGCCCTGGTCGAGGGAGAGAATGACCGTCTGGCGTTAATGGAAGTCTATGACGGTCCGGTACTGGCTTCTATTGGCTCTGTCAGCCGCGAGCAGGTGGAGTTTATCGAATCGCTGGGCCGTGAAGTGATCACCTTCTTCGACCATGACGATGCCGGTGACCGCTATCGCCAGAAATTCGATGCTCAACACATTATCGTTCCAGTGCGGGGCGGTGATATCGACAGTTACCTCCGTGGCGGTGGCGACTTTATGAGTCTTTTGGCAACTTTCACGCCGAAGTTTGAGGTCATCGCTCCTCTGGCTGCCGGGGCCTGCGGGTCCGAAAGCTTCAATGATACCGGGAATGCCAACCGGATGGCCCGTCTCTACGGACCCGGCCTGCGGTATATCCGGGAAACCGATACGTTTATCCATTGGCTGGATCACTGCTGGGTTCCTGCCGGGGTGCAGATTCTGGAATATGCCAAACAGACTGCGAATGCTGTGCTTGCTGAAGGCCAGGCAATGCTCGCTTCGGACGACGAGAATATCCGTAAACGAGGAGCCGACCAGGTTGCCTATGCTAATCGCCTGCACAATCTGTCTCTGATGAAGGCGATGATTGAGCTACTAAAGCCGAAGGTTGAGGTTCGCACGGTGGAACTGGATGCTGACCCGATGCTTGTTCGCGTCAAAAACGGAGTGATTGAACTTAAGACGCAGCGCTACCGTGAAAATCGCCGTCAGGACCTGATTACCAGTGTCTGCCCGGTGGAGTACGACCCGAGAGCGGTCTGTCCGGCGTGGGAGCGGTTCATAGCGGAGATCACCTGCGGGGATGCAGAACTGGCTGCCTTTCTGAAGCGCCTCGTGGGCTATATGCTAACGGGCCGGACCGATGAACAGCTTCTGTTTTTCTTCTACGGTCATGGTAGCAACGGTAAATCGACGTTTATCCAGGTCATTCAGACCCTGATGGGCACCTACGCGACGCAGATTAACAGTGATGTGCTGATGGCTAACCGCAGTGTCGGCGGTCCGAACGCATCTCTCGCCAAATTGCCCGGTAAACGCCTGGTCGTTGCCAATGAATTACCCGAAGGTGGTCGCTTCGATGACATGCTCATTAAGTCGATGACCGGGGGCGATACGCTTGTTGCCCGTCAGGTGTATGGAAAGCATGAAATTGAGTTCACCGCTCAGTTCTCGCTGGTGATTATCGGCAACCATAAGCCCGTCATCCACGATATGTCACACGGAATGTGGCGTCGTATGTGCCTCATCCCTTTCGCGGCTCAGTTCTCGGCGGAACAGGCGGACCCGACGCTTCCGGCTCGTCTGCTGGCTGAACTCCCCGGCATCCTTAACTGGGCGCTGGAGGGGGTCGCAGAGTGGCAGGAGCACGGCCTCAAGCGCTCCCTCCCGGCCGCAGTAGTCAAGGCTAACGACGATTACCGCGAAGAGAGCGACCTGCTGGGTGAGTTCCTGAGCGGCTGTATCCTCCAGCCTGACGCATATACTCCGGCGACGGAACTTTACCAGGCATTCCAGACTTTTGCCTGCGAGGGCAATGAATGGCGTATGACCCAGCGTGTCTTTAACAAAAAGATGGCTGAACGTGGTTTCACCAAGCTTCGTCGTGACAGTAAGGCCGGTTTCCGTGGGATTGCTCTCACTGCCGACATGCCACGTGTGTTTGATTCAGTGAAGCTGACCGTGTAG
- the radC gene encoding RadC family protein: MHDIINEARELLTQRLYRNESLGSPRETESYLALQLGDREQEVFAVIFLDSQNQVLQYKEMFYGSIASTSVYPREIARLALRLNAAAVICSHNHPSGHPEPSEADRNITGRIREAMELIEVRVLDHIVVGGGQTVSFAERGWL; the protein is encoded by the coding sequence ATGCACGACATCATCAATGAAGCCCGAGAACTGTTAACTCAACGGCTGTACCGTAACGAATCGCTGGGTTCACCGCGTGAAACCGAAAGCTATCTCGCCCTACAGCTTGGCGATCGTGAGCAGGAGGTCTTCGCCGTCATCTTTCTCGATTCCCAAAATCAGGTTCTTCAGTATAAGGAAATGTTCTACGGAAGCATCGCGTCCACAAGCGTCTACCCCCGCGAGATAGCCCGCTTAGCGCTTCGCCTGAATGCCGCTGCGGTCATCTGCTCCCATAACCACCCATCAGGCCATCCCGAGCCGTCAGAGGCCGACAGGAACATCACCGGGCGTATAAGGGAAGCGATGGAACTGATTGAGGTCCGGGTACTGGATCACATCGTCGTCGGTGGCGGCCAGACCGTATCGTTCGCAGAGAGGGGCTGGCTATGA
- a CDS encoding DUF2787 family protein, whose amino-acid sequence MNCILPLQRGFIGILEKHRKPGECILNFRSPDYSPEGGYRPVEIRLVGDTGSETSQLTIGQASTR is encoded by the coding sequence ATGAACTGCATACTGCCGTTACAGCGTGGTTTCATCGGGATACTGGAGAAGCACCGTAAGCCGGGCGAGTGCATCCTCAACTTCCGCTCACCGGATTATTCGCCAGAAGGTGGTTACCGCCCGGTTGAAATCCGCCTGGTCGGTGACACTGGCAGCGAAACTTCACAGCTTACTATCGGGCAGGCGTCTACGAGGTGA
- a CDS encoding recombinase family protein → MAIIGYARVSTTGQSLEQQLTALTECEKVFQEKISGSKTDRPQLQAMLEFARSGDVLKVTKLDRLARNTRHLLEITDLLHSKGVTLQIQNLGIDTATPTGKLMLTMIGAIATFEREIMLERQAEGIALAKAKGVYKGRKPTAMEKRDEVLYLLSQGIAKATVAKRLGISVSSVHRIAAS, encoded by the coding sequence ATGGCAATCATCGGGTATGCCCGTGTTTCGACTACGGGACAGTCGCTGGAGCAGCAACTGACGGCACTGACAGAGTGCGAAAAAGTTTTTCAGGAAAAAATCAGCGGCAGTAAAACGGACAGGCCACAGCTACAGGCAATGCTTGAGTTCGCCCGCTCCGGGGACGTCCTGAAAGTAACCAAGCTGGATCGACTTGCCCGGAATACCCGGCACTTGCTGGAAATCACAGATCTGCTTCATTCAAAAGGGGTAACGTTACAGATACAGAACCTTGGCATCGACACGGCCACCCCGACTGGCAAGCTGATGCTGACCATGATAGGGGCCATCGCCACGTTCGAGCGGGAGATCATGCTTGAGCGTCAGGCCGAGGGAATTGCCCTGGCGAAGGCTAAAGGTGTCTATAAAGGCCGCAAGCCAACCGCCATGGAAAAACGAGACGAGGTGCTGTACCTTCTCTCGCAAGGCATTGCCAAAGCGACTGTCGCGAAGCGGCTAGGGATTAGCGTGTCGAGTGTTCATCGTATTGCAGCCAGTTGA